One Heyndrickxia oleronia genomic window, GCTTCATAAGCAGACCAATTTAGTCCATCTATCGAAGTGGCCTGTTGAATAACATATTGCTTGATGGAGCTGGTTCCAGGTACCGTTCCACTCCACGAAAGGTTTATTGTATTTACTTCATAGATAGGAGGGTTTGCGGTAAAAGAAGTCGGCGGTATTGGTAGTATGTTTTTACGAACAGTATTACTGGTAATAGTCCAGCCTGAGTAAAAATCCTCTCCAGCTGTACCACGGGTTCTTATTCGGAACCGACGATAATGACCACGTGTAGCAGGTGGACTGACATTTAAAATACTGCTTGTTGCAGAAGTATTGACTATCGCCAATGCCAACCAAGCACCCCAATTGCTATTATCTGGCGAATCACTATATTGTATTTCGTAGGAAGTGATGGGATTTCCTGCGCCACCAGCTGCTCCACTCCACGAAAGAGTAACGTTTCCTTCAGATAATGTTGCACTTACCGTGCAGGCAGTCGGTGCTGCACAGGCAGTGATGTTGCAATAAATGCTATTACTGATTTTCTCTATTGAGTAAACATCAAATGTGTCAATTGTCCAAATACCAAATTGTGTATATGTTCCTGGGGTCCTCGATACAATTGGATTATAGCTACCACCGCTTGCTGCCAATGTCAACATGGTCAACACATTCCACGCACTCCATGTGCTGTTATCCGTGGATGTGCGACTGGCAATTTGATACCCCTTAATTGGACTGGTACCGCTAGACGCTCCGCTCCAAGTAAGTGTGATAGTCTCATTACTATATGCCGCAGGGGAGGCAACAGCAGTCGTTGCTGGCTTTGGTACCGTATTCCTGCGGACGCTGTTTGTGGATACTTTCCAGCTAGAGTAATAACTAGCTCCTGCTGTACCACGGGTTCGTACACGAAATCTTCGGTAATTACCTCGCGTTGAGGGCGGTGCTACTGATACACTGCCACTTGATGCTGTGGTGGTCACAGTTGTCAGAGCAGTCCATGCTCCCCATGTGATGTTATCGGCAGAATCACTATATTGAATCTCATAACTAGAAATCGTATTATTGATGCCCCCAGAAGCACCACTCCAAGAAAGAGTCACATCCCCTTCCGCAAGTGTCGGGGAAACCGTACAAGATGTCGGTGCTCCACATGCTGTAGTAAGCAATGGAGAGCTTAATACCGTATAACTCGAATTGGTAATTACACCAGAGGATAATGGCAATCGCCCATCAGATACCACTTTGAATGTGACTGGCTGGGTTGCATTACCTGTAGTAGAAGCACAAGTCACCGAAACATACCTGAGTCTTGGTGTAGTTCCATCCCAGTTATCCCCGTCCGCCGCTTTGATTCGCACCTGCGAAGAAGATCCATTTACAGTCATTGTACAAAGCAATGCATAACCATTATGGATGAAGGAGCCTGAAGAACCCAATGCAGCGGATATGGTAAAGTTGTATGTCATCTGGCTATTATTAGGTCGGCTTTTAGTATAAGTAATCGTGTAATAAACGGTCGGGCTGGAACCCGCCTGCAGAGTGATGCCGTTAATATCCGCCACTTATATTCACCTCCTATTCATAAACCGCAGAAACTAGCGAGTTTACCAACCCGCAAAGACTAGTATTCAACCGAGTATCAATAATGTTATTTGCTGAAATCGATGTAGCAGCTGAAGGTACTAGAACATCAGCAATACCTAGTTCATAGACATCGCTTGTTCTTGTCAACTCCGGAGCTATGGGCGATGCCGTTGGAGTACCAGTAACAATGGCGAGCTGAATGCTTCTCGTAATTTGACTTAAACGAACCACAACCCTGTCTATGCGAGGATTGCTCCCATCTGCTGTAGCAAGGGGTTTATTTAAAACATCCGTATTTTCATATCTATAACCATTAATCCATGCACTGCCCGGTGCTATGGTTACTGCTAATCCAATCCCAGGAGATACCAGTAAGTTTGTTGGTGTCGCATAAAACACACCATTCGAGACAAGGCTTCCAAAGTATGCAGCGAAGTCCGTTGCATCATAGACTCTATCACCATCGGATGAATTGAAAAATCCGCTTTTTTCCATCAATCACTCCTCCTTCTATTCCGTTTTTGTATACTCTATTACTACATAGCCTGTATACGCAGTTCTATCATTGCCTGGTTCGACTACAATTTCGGTCTTATTTGCGAAGAGTCCGATTTGCGATGCGAAGTTGTTGTACCGGGCAAGGGGCAGTGGCAAGAATACGGTCCCATTTGTCGCAAAGCCTGTTAAACTGACAATAGTGCTGAGGTTTGATATGCCGTGAGCTACGCTTTTCGGTGTCGTATTTGTAAGTGACCCAAGATTCACTTGCTTGCGATAAATTGTCTTACCATCTATCCATAGTCGCCCAGTGTTTTGTTCTGTAGTTGAATAGTCGCTAAAAGAAGAAACCATTTTAGTAGCTGTAATTGTACGGTCTGCAATTTTTAAACCTGTAACTGCTCCATTGGCAATTCTTGCAGTAGTTACAGGTTCATTATTGATATTAAGCCAGTTTGCTTGTCCAGAAGGGTTATTAAATACGAAAACAGAAATCACATAGAATGTCAGCGTATTGCGAGAAATAAAGAAACCCATTGCCCGCTGATATCCATTTCCCGTATTGTCCCCGCTATGTTTTATCAAAAAGACATGGCCGTCGTCACTTGGCTGGTCACTAAACTTATTGCCACTCCATGAGGTGAAATAAAAGGCATCTCCAGGTTTCATATAATACAACGCATATTGTCCAATCGATATAGTTCCTCCGCCAACATTGATTTCGAGCGCAGGTAGTTTTCCATACAGATTGTTGATAGTAGATGTTACGTTGTCTCCTTGAATCTTTGAATCTACCTCCGTCAAGTCTCCTAAGGTTTCCTCAACTGTTACTAGCGTATCCTCCACTGCTCCTAAAGCCTGTGCAATTTCAGATATGCCAGTTGGAGCCGATATTGCTGTTTTCACCTCGCTCAAGTCGGAGTGTAATTTTTGGGCTATTGTCAATTCAGCTTTTCCGAATACTACACTGATACTCTGGCCATCTGCGTCATAGGTTTCTTCAACTTCGGTGATGCGTGTCGTCATGGATACACCCCATGCTTTGGAAATGACTTTGACGGTCTGCCCAAGATCGAAGTCTATCTTATATGTCAAATTACCGTGTGGATTGACCGATGTATCAAATGAATAGCGTATGGCTTGCTCACTCAGCTTACTTTGACCCCGAAAGATTAGTGTATCAATGTAATCAGAGCCAAAGTCTTCCGCTCGCAAATCCTTAGCATCCACAAAAATCTCGTGTCTTGTCTCACCAGAGCCACTTGTTATAGCTACAAAGGTTCGATCTGTACCTTCTCCTTCGCCACCAACGAGGGCGGTGTTGGCATAATCTCCAGCACTTATTGTATAAATCTGTTCTGTAAGGTTTTCATATTCCTTAGAAAATACAGCTTGTGATTCCGTTCCCATATATAACGCTACGGTAAAAACCCCTGTAGCAGGAGTGAACACAGTCTTAATGCCAACATCCGATGCAACACATAGTTCCGTCACAGCATCCATCAAATTTCGATACGATACCTGTGTGCTGATAGGAACATTAAAGTTTGGAGCAGAAAAGGATATGTTCGCAATCTTCCTTGCTACATCAGAAGGATTGATAAGATTATTATTTAAAAGTTGCTCTACACAAGTAGAAATATCACCAGACAATTTCTCCGTTTGCCAAACAATGCGGCGGGAGAGGAAGGAAGTTGCAAACCGACCACTTGCAGTAATAATTTCATGCTCGGTTTGAGAAAGTTCCAGATGTTCGATGATCCCGA contains:
- a CDS encoding siphovirus ReqiPepy6 Gp37-like family protein, producing MELYIYNSNRDLVGIVESFEYLRWTRRYSQCGSFELKAIATLENTELLKEGNIIWKNDDEEVGIIEHLELSQTEHEIITASGRFATSFLSRRIVWQTEKLSGDISTCVEQLLNNNLINPSDVARKIANISFSAPNFNVPISTQVSYRNLMDAVTELCVASDVGIKTVFTPATGVFTVALYMGTESQAVFSKEYENLTEQIYTISAGDYANTALVGGEGEGTDRTFVAITSGSGETRHEIFVDAKDLRAEDFGSDYIDTLIFRGQSKLSEQAIRYSFDTSVNPHGNLTYKIDFDLGQTVKVISKAWGVSMTTRITEVEETYDADGQSISVVFGKAELTIAQKLHSDLSEVKTAISAPTGISEIAQALGAVEDTLVTVEETLGDLTEVDSKIQGDNVTSTINNLYGKLPALEINVGGGTISIGQYALYYMKPGDAFYFTSWSGNKFSDQPSDDGHVFLIKHSGDNTGNGYQRAMGFFISRNTLTFYVISVFVFNNPSGQANWLNINNEPVTTARIANGAVTGLKIADRTITATKMVSSFSDYSTTEQNTGRLWIDGKTIYRKQVNLGSLTNTTPKSVAHGISNLSTIVSLTGFATNGTVFLPLPLARYNNFASQIGLFANKTEIVVEPGNDRTAYTGYVVIEYTKTE